A stretch of the Elephas maximus indicus isolate mEleMax1 chromosome 3, mEleMax1 primary haplotype, whole genome shotgun sequence genome encodes the following:
- the LOC126070945 gene encoding serine/threonine-protein kinase MARK2-like: MLQGHLAFSALEETHVGHYHLLRTIGKGASARVKLAQHIITGQEVAIKIIDKIQHTSSDLHRLYREIEIMKDLHHPNIVKLFEVIENEHALYIVMEYASGRDLFYHLVNHGFMSEKEAQTKFQQIVSAVKYCHNKGIVHRDLKTENLLLDKRMNIKLADFGLGTQFTTGSKLDTFCGTPPYSAPELLQGEKYDGPPVDVWSLGVILYFMVTGSLPFRGKTLTKLREQVLQGQYHVPFHMSSQCQHLLSKIFIRDPRKRATLEDILAHLWMKVSHEEKQKLYVQPLPDYDNHWHTEVTVNTGYVQEDTHDSLLNHNYNDANATYLILRHDTYEIDSHTSTLEPQAEAHCTDSHTPSSSHEVPPTVCPKPKQRSYTEPTIPTFGYYIRDALNTLSEGGMGTSMVSTSPSFSLALAHLRQQSTTAWAQPNQDSDLYAKVRNSEVPQPITPPQCVSVPSSSAYTINESAGAPEKTSFTQGMSKLSSVNEEQVHELPDQPSLPQTVSLASSSEEQVHELPDQPSLPQTVSPASSSVSSQGWKQATGRFFKLMRRCLCFTYDKKDHKASDSKAAQMIKPQQAKPRSLKFTWRMKITSSLEPDEMLQEICQVLDANGCDWDLTHKYTLLCMNGTPGQQDFTQWRMEVCTLPRRTLNGIFHIISLGSMELVPPRKLQRQQLGLSRFKHFHLVFALRFLQIRCSKHEAKNS, translated from the exons ATGCTGCAGGGCCACTTAGCcttctctgctctggaggaaacTCATGTGGGACACTACCACCTCCTCAGAACCATCGGCAAGGGGGCATCTGCCAGGGTCAAGCTGGCCCAGCACATCATCACCGGCCAAGAGGTGGCCATTAAAATAATTGACAAGATCCAGCACACGTCCTCCGACCTCCACAGACTATACAGAGAGATAGAAATTATGAAGGATCTCCATCATCCAAATATTGTAAAGCTGTTTGAAGTCATAGAGAATGAGCACGCCCTCTATATAGTGATGGAGTATGCAAGTGGAAGGGACCTCTTTTACCACCTAGTGAATCATGGCTTCATGAGCGAAAAAGAGGCCCAAACGAAATTCCAACAAATAGTGTCAGCGGTGAAGTACTGCCACAACAAGGGTATTGTTCATAGGgatctgaaaacagaaaacctaCTACTGGACAAGCGAATGAACATCAAACTTGCAGACTTTGGTTTAGGAACTCAATTCACCACAGGGAGCAAGCTGGATACCTTCTGTGGCACTCCCCCTTATTCTGCCCCAGAACTCcttcagggagaaaagtatgacggacccccagtggatgtgtggagcctgggagtcatcctaTACTTCATGGTAACTGGATCTCTGCCTTTTCGTGGGAAGACCTTGACGAAGCTGCGAGAGCAGGTGCTGCAGGGACAATATCACGTTCCCTTCCACATGTCTAGCCAGTGTCAACACCTGCTCAGTAAAATTTTCATTCGTGACCCAAGAAAGAGAGCCACATTAGAGGACATCCTAGCACATCTATGGATGAAGGTGagccatgaagaaaaacaaaagctctaTGTGCAGCCACTCCCAGACTACGATAACCACTGGCACACTGAGGTGACGGTGAACACGGGTTATGTGCAGGAAGACACTCATGACTCACTGTTGAACCACAATTACAATGATGCGAACGCCACCTATCTGATCCTGCGTCACGACACATATGAGATTGACAGCCACACCAGCACCCTGGAACCCCAGGCTGAAGCCCATTGCACCGATAGCCACACTCCTTCCTCATCCCATGAAGTGCCTCCTACCGTCTGTCCTAAACCCAAACAGCGTAGTTACACCGAGCCCACCATTCCCACCTTTGGTTACTACATCCGCGATGCTTTGAACACTCTCTCTGAGGGAGGGATGGGGACCTCCATGGTGTCTACTTCTCCATCAttctccctggccctggcccaCCTGCGGCAGCAATCTACCACAGCCTGGGCACAGCCCAACCAGGACTCTGACCTGTATGCCAAGGTGAGAAACAGTGAGGTGCCACAGCCCATCACACCACCCCAGTGTGTTTCTGTGCCTTCCTCCTCAGCCTACACCATCAACGAGAGTGCCGGGGCCCCGGAGAAAACCAGTTTTACCCAGGGAATGTCAAAACTAAGCTCCGTAAATGAGGAGCAGGTGCATGAGTTAcctgaccagccgagtttgcccCAGACTGTGAGTCTAGCCTCTTCCTCTGAGGAGCAAGTGCATGAGTTAcctgaccagccgagtttgcccCAGACTGTGAGTCCAGCCTCTTCCTCTGTCAGCAGCCAGGGCTGGAAGCAGGCCACTGGGAGGTTCTTTAAGCTCATGAGAAGATGCCTTTGTTTTACAtatgacaaaaaggaccacaaagCATCGGACAGCAAAGCTGCACAAATGATCAAACCTCAACAGGCCAAACCACGCTCTCTCAAATTTACCTGGAGGATGAAGATCACCAGTTCCTTGGAGCCCGACGAGATGCTGCAGGAGATCTGTCAAGTGTTGGATGCCAATGGCTGTGACTGGGATCTCACCCACAAATACACACTGCTGTGTATGAATGGCACACCAGGACAACAGGACTTCACTCAGTGGAGGATGGAGGTGTGCACCCTGCCTCGGAGGACTCTCAATGGg ATCTTCCACATCATCTCGTTGGGCTCCATGGAGCTGGTTCCTCCACGTAAACTTCAGCGGCAACAGCTTGGCCTCTCCAGGTTTAAGCACTTCCACCTCGTCTTTGCTCTCAGATTCCTACAGATCCGCTGCAGCAAACATGAAGCAAAGaattcatga